The Iamia sp. SCSIO 61187 genomic sequence CAGGCCCTGGGCACCTGGTCCGGCACGCTGCTCGTCGTGTCGCACGATCGCCGCTTCCTCGACGCCGTCACGACCGAGGGCACCCGCCACCTCCACGTCGACGGGGGGCGGGTCTCGGAGGGACGGGCGTGAGCGAGGGCGGCCCCGTCCTCGACGCCGACGCCTTCGAGCGGGTCGCCGCCGACCTGGTCACCGCCGACGCCGACCTGGCCCGGGTCGTGGCCGACCACGGGATGCCCCCGTTCTGGAGCCGGCCCCCCGGGTTCCGGGCCCTCGTCCTGCTGATCCTCGAGCAGCAGGTGTCGCTGGCGTCGGCCGCCGCCGCGTACCGCCGGCTCCGCGAGCGCGTCCGCACCGTGACCCCGGCGACGGTCCTCGCCTGCTCGCCCGAGGAGCTGCGGGCCGACGGCGTGTCCCGCCAGAAGGACCGCTACCTCCGCGCCCTGGCCGAGGCGGTCGAGTCCGGGGCGCTCGACGTCGACGGCCTCGCGACCCTCGACGACGAGGCCGTGCGGGCGGCGCTGGTCGCCCTGCCCGGCATCGGCCCGTGGACGGCGGACGTCTACCTGCTGGCCTGCCTGGGCCGGCCCGACCTGTGGCCCGTCGGCGACCGGGCCCTGCAGGTGGCCGTGGCCGAGGCCCTCGGCCTGCCCTCCGTGCCCGACCCCGCCGCCCTCGAGGGCCTGGGCGAGCGCTGGCGGCCCCACCGCTCGACCGCCGCCCGCCTGCTCTGGCACGGCTACCTCGGCCGGCGGGCCCGGGTCGAGACCCCCGGCGACCTCCTCGACGACCTGGTCTAGGGCTCCAGCCGCACCTGGGGGATGCCGTCCACCACCATCACGGTGGCGGGGATGCCGAGGAGGTCCATGGTGTCGTGCTCGCCGGCGGGGCCGCGCAGCTCGAGGACCCGCCCCTTCTCCGGTCCGGCGAGGACGGTGAGCTCGAGGGTGATCACGCCGTCGCCGACGTCGTCGGCGTCGACGACGATGGCGTCGTAGGTGCCGTCGGGCAGCGGGGACGGCTCCATGGCGGCGGCAGGCTAGTCACCGCGACCCTCGCCCGGCGCGGACCCTTGCGTCACAAGGGGTTCCGGTCCGACGGTGCTTGACCTGGCTGTGGTGCATCGGTTCAGATGCCAGGGAACGGACATCGTTCGATCCGACACCGATCTACAGGAGGTTGGCCCGTGGCCAACGTGACCAAGGCCGATTTCATCGCTCAGGTGGCCGCTCAGGCCGAGACTGACAAGACGACGGCCGCCGCTGTCATCAAGGCCTTCGAGGAGACCGTCCAGGCCACGGTCAAGAAGGGCGACACCATCGTCCTGACCGGCTTCCTCAAGTTCGAGCAGGGCCAGCGCAAGGCCGGCACCGCTCGCAACCCGCAGACCGGCGAGCCCGTGAAGACCAAGGCCAAGAAGTACCCCAAGGTCTCCGCCGGCACCTCGCTCAAGAAGATCGTCAACAACGAGAGCCCGGCGCCCAAGCTGAAGAAGGTCTGAGCGACCCGCTCGTCATCTGATCTGCGCTGAGGGAGGGCCTCCGGGCCCTCCCTCGTCGCGTCCGGAGACCCTCGGCGGGCGTCAGGTCGGGTCGGGGATGGAGGCGGCGGCCCGGGCCGGGTCGTCGCCGGCGCCGATCGCCATGCGCCGCCCCATGGAGGCGAGGGTGAGGGGGGCCTGGGCGGGGTCGGCCAGCCCCGCCCCCAGCTCGATGCAGCACAGGCCGTGGATCCCCGACCACAGCTCCAGGGCGAGCTGGTCGGCGGGGGTGGGGTCGAGCCGGCCGGCGTCGATCGCCCGCTGCACGGCGTCGACGAGCGTGAGGAAGGTGCCCAGGGCCTCGAGCTGGTCGTGGGCGTCGGTGAGGACCTCGGACACGTTGCGGCCGAACATGGCGGCGAAGAGGTGGGGGTCGTCGAGGGCCGAGCGGCGGTAGGCCCGCGACAGGGCGGCGATGTCGGCGACGGGGTCGTCGGTGGGAGGGACCTCGGCCAGGCGGGCGGCGAGGTGCCGGAACCCCTCGACGCACACGGCCCGGAGCAGCTCGGGCTTGCCGCCGAAGTGGGTGTAGACGGCCATGGTCGAGGTGCCGATCTCGCTCGCGACCCGCCGCACGCTCACGCCGTCGGGCCCGCCCTCGGCCAGCAGCCGGGCCGCGGCGGCGACCAGCCGGGTGCGGACGTCGGCGCCGTCGTCGGGGGTCCGGGCGGGGTCGGCCATCGTTGACATCCAACCACAACGCCGTTATGGTCCATGCACAACAGCGTTATGCCCCGTGCGGGCGCAGGAGGCAGTGCCATGGCCGTGCAGACCACCAACCCGTACCTCGAGGGGCCCTTCGCCCCGGTGGAGGAGGAGGTCACGGCCACGGACCTGGCCGTCGTCGGCACCCTGCCGGCCGACCTCGACGGCCGCTACCTGCGCATCGGGCCCAACCCGATGCGCCAGAACGTCCCCGACCCGGCGACCCACCACTGGTTCGTCGGCGACGGGATGGTCCACGGGCTCCGGCTCCGCGACGGGCGGGCCGAGTGGTACCGCAACCGGTGGGTCCGCTCCACCCGGGTGAGCGAGGCGTTGGGGGAGCCGCCGGCCCCCGGCGAGCGCCACGCCGGCATGGACACGGTCAACACCCACGTGATCGGCCACGCCGGCCGGACCCTCGCCCTGGTCGAGGCGGGCGCCCGCCCGGTCGAGCTCACCGACGAGCTCGAGACGGTGTGCCACACCGACCTCGACGGCACCCTCCCGAACGGGTTCACCGCC encodes the following:
- a CDS encoding TetR/AcrR family transcriptional regulator, whose protein sequence is MADPARTPDDGADVRTRLVAAAARLLAEGGPDGVSVRRVASEIGTSTMAVYTHFGGKPELLRAVCVEGFRHLAARLAEVPPTDDPVADIAALSRAYRRSALDDPHLFAAMFGRNVSEVLTDAHDQLEALGTFLTLVDAVQRAIDAGRLDPTPADQLALELWSGIHGLCCIELGAGLADPAQAPLTLASMGRRMAIGAGDDPARAAASIPDPT
- a CDS encoding DNA-3-methyladenine glycosylase; translation: MSEGGPVLDADAFERVAADLVTADADLARVVADHGMPPFWSRPPGFRALVLLILEQQVSLASAAAAYRRLRERVRTVTPATVLACSPEELRADGVSRQKDRYLRALAEAVESGALDVDGLATLDDEAVRAALVALPGIGPWTADVYLLACLGRPDLWPVGDRALQVAVAEALGLPSVPDPAALEGLGERWRPHRSTAARLLWHGYLGRRARVETPGDLLDDLV
- a CDS encoding HU family DNA-binding protein; its protein translation is MANVTKADFIAQVAAQAETDKTTAAAVIKAFEETVQATVKKGDTIVLTGFLKFEQGQRKAGTARNPQTGEPVKTKAKKYPKVSAGTSLKKIVNNESPAPKLKKV